Below is a window of Candidatus Stygibacter australis DNA.
CAATTATAACATTCCTTCTGAAGATATAATCCCGGAATCTGCTTTATTGTATAGTAATTACCCTAATCCTTTTAATCCTGAGACAACTATTTCGTTCTCAATACCTGAAGCCAGTGAAGTGAATGTGAGTATATACAATATTAAAGGACAAAAGGTAAAGACTTTGCTTGATGATAAACTTAGTACTGGAAAACATTCTGTGGTATGGTACGGGGATGATGAGCTTGGTAATCAGGCGGGTTCGGGAATTTATTTTTACCAGTTAGCTATGAATGATAAGGTTGCGAAAGTGAGAAAATGTTTATTGCTGAAATAGTAAATTTAGTAACCATATAAGGGACAGATTCGTATCTGTCACATTATCTCTACTATTAATCTCGATTTATCTGAAGAAATTATTCTGAATCCCTGAATCTGCGGAACTCAGTCCAGAAATCAGGAAACGATTTATTTACCACAGCAGGGTCATCAATCTCTATCTCAGGATATTTAAGCTTCAGTATGGCAAATGCCATAGCCAATCGATGATCTCCATGGGGATCAATCAAAACCTGTCCTGGATACTTAGCTAAAGGAAATACTCTCAAGCATCCGTCTTTATATTCTGCTTTGCCACCGCAACGCCTGATCTCTGTCAGTATTGATTCTATTCTATTACTTTCTTTATATTGCAGATGACTGATATTGGTTATCTCAATTTCGGATCCTGCCATTAGCCCCAGCACAGCAAGAGTAGGAACCTGGTCGGGCATCTGGCTCATATCTGCCTTAATTCCCTGCAGATAGTTCCCCTTCACAATAACATGATCATCTTCGTCAATCACCTCAGCACCCATTTCTGCCAGCAGGTCAGCAAAAGCAGCATCCGGCTGAAATGATTTCTTTCTGCTGCCGATTGTTTTTACTGAATTTCCGAAAGCAGCCGCCATTGCCCAGAAATAGCAGGCGGAGGAATAATCTGTCGCTACTTCGATCTTTGAGGGATTAGATAACCTGCTGCCAGGCAGTACGACCAGCTTATCCTGCTTTGCATAGACCTCAATCCCCATTTTACGCAAAATCTGGATTGTCAGTTCCACATATTCCCATGATACTCGTTTGCCGGTTACTTCTATATTCATTCCCCCCAGGCATTGCGGAGCTATCAATAGCAAGGCACTCAGATATTGACTGCTGATCGAAGTATCTATCTTCATATTGCTGCCATCCAGAAAATTACCCTTGATCTGATAGGGAAATTTGTCAGTAGTGATCATTGCCCCCATCTGTCGGAGAGCTAATATCAGCTCCTGCATCGGTCTTTTTTGCAATTGAGCAGAGGCATCCAGCAGATATTCTCCACCCGGCTGAGCTGCCAAACGAGCCAGCAGCAATCTGAATCCTGTAGCTGAATCTTTGATACAAACTTCACCCTTTTGTGATAAACCGTTCTCGCATAGCATGATGATCTCATCAACAGAAATCTCAAATTCACAACCAAGCTCAGTAAGTGCCTGCTGCAAAGTGAGAATATCAGCAGCACTCGATCCACCCTTGATCACAAGTTTGCCCTTTAACTGACTGCCCAGGATCATAATCCGGTTCAGCTCAGATTTGGAATACGGAAGCTTAATATTTAACATAGTTCCTACCTCTATAAATCCCCAGCAAAATGTCAAGCAGATTGCATTATTGAATGGTATCTCCACCTTTTATTATCCCAGATAACGAATTTTGGTAGGGGCAGACCCATGTGTCTGCCCAATTTTTTATTATTTGATCCTGTTTAAATAAGGGCAGACACCCGGGTCTGCCCCTACCTTATCTTCAAACAGCTAACCTTGTGACATATAAGGGAGATGATGAGAAGGAGTAAGAGAAGTGAAATAATGATGAAAAGCGTTTTTTTAATTGACATATATCAAGTTAGCGAGTTATAAGCAATTATCGAAAAAATAGAGGCAGATTGATGCAGAAAGAGATGAATTTTATCAGGAAGTTTGAGAAATATATTCGTAAGAATAAGCTATTTATGCCTAAGTCAAGGATATTAGTAGGGTTTTCGGGAGGGCCTGATTCCACGGCATTACTTACGGCACTTTATCATTTGCGAACTAAATATCAATTCCATCTGCTGGCAGTACATATAAATTATCATCTGCGGGGAGAAGAAAGCGGACTGGAAGAAGCAGCAGTAAAGAAATTTTGTTTTGCTCGAAACATTGCGATTCTGGTGAAACATTATGACCCCAAAGGCAAGAAAGTGAATGAGAATAATCTGCGGGAATTCCGGTTTAACTGGTTCAATGGGCTGGTGGGATCATACAAGATAGATTCCATAGCTTTGGGACATAATCAAAGTGATCAGGCAGAAACAGTGTTATATAGGTTACTAAGGGGCAGTTTACTCACGGGGCTGGGCGGGATAAAACCGAAATCGGGCAATATTATTCACCCGCTTATCAGTTTTTCACGGGATGAGATCACGGCTTTTCTGGAAAAAGAGAATATCCCCTGGTGTGAAGATGTGAGCAATCAGCAGAATGAATTTACGCGTAATAAACTGCGCAATTTTATCTTTCCCTGGATATCTGATAATATCAATCCCCAGGCAGTAGAGAAGATATCAGCTATAGCCCCATTTTTGCAGGAAGCAGATGATATTTTATCTAATTCGGCAATGATCCGGATGCGTCATGTGATGGAAGAAAATAATGACGATGAATATCGCTTGAAAGTATCTGAATTATTGAAGATCAGACCTCTTTTGAGATTTTACATATATCGTCATCTTTATGGTGAAATTAACGGAACTGAGCAGGATTTTTATCAGAGTAATTTTGAGATCATAGAGAAATCACTTAAACGAGAGGGTAACCGTGAGATCCAATTACCGCATGGCGTGATATTATTGAAGGAATATGATAATTTACGGGTTATGAAACATGGATATCAGGAAACTGAAGAGGTGGAAGCAGCGAGGGAAATACCGAGTTTGCGTACCCGTTTTGCCTATGCTGGCTGGCGGATAAGTATGAAGAAACTAAAAAAACTGCCAGAGAGTCGGGACTTATTTGTAGACAAAAATATAGCCTATCTGGATTTTGATAAACTTGAGTGGTCACTTGTAGTAAGGCATCGGGAACCAGGCGATCGTTTTGTGCCTTTTGGCATGAAACACAATAAGAAATTAAAAGATTTTTTTATCGACCTGAAAGTACCGGCACAAGAAAGGGCGAATGCGCTGGTATTTACTGACCAGAAAAATATTTTCTGGGTAGGAAATCAAAGAATAGATCAGCGATATGCAGTCAGCAAGGAAACCAGTAGTATATTAATGATAAAAATTGAGAAAATCCGCCAGCGGAAGTCAAGACCGGCGGAGCGAATGAAAAGAAGGTGATAATGCACAAGGATTTAGAAGAAGTAATCTTACAGGAAGCCGAAATAGAGAGGCGGGTAAGAGAATTAGGGATAGAGATAGCCAGAGATTATGAAGGGCAAGAACCTTTAATGATCTGCATATTACGCGGAGCAGTGATATTTTTTGCTGATCTTTGCAGGGTGATTGATATAC
It encodes the following:
- the aroA gene encoding 3-phosphoshikimate 1-carboxyvinyltransferase, which translates into the protein MLNIKLPYSKSELNRIMILGSQLKGKLVIKGGSSAADILTLQQALTELGCEFEISVDEIIMLCENGLSQKGEVCIKDSATGFRLLLARLAAQPGGEYLLDASAQLQKRPMQELILALRQMGAMITTDKFPYQIKGNFLDGSNMKIDTSISSQYLSALLLIAPQCLGGMNIEVTGKRVSWEYVELTIQILRKMGIEVYAKQDKLVVLPGSRLSNPSKIEVATDYSSACYFWAMAAAFGNSVKTIGSRKKSFQPDAAFADLLAEMGAEVIDEDDHVIVKGNYLQGIKADMSQMPDQVPTLAVLGLMAGSEIEITNISHLQYKESNRIESILTEIRRCGGKAEYKDGCLRVFPLAKYPGQVLIDPHGDHRLAMAFAILKLKYPEIEIDDPAVVNKSFPDFWTEFRRFRDSE
- the tilS gene encoding tRNA lysidine(34) synthetase TilS, coding for MQKEMNFIRKFEKYIRKNKLFMPKSRILVGFSGGPDSTALLTALYHLRTKYQFHLLAVHINYHLRGEESGLEEAAVKKFCFARNIAILVKHYDPKGKKVNENNLREFRFNWFNGLVGSYKIDSIALGHNQSDQAETVLYRLLRGSLLTGLGGIKPKSGNIIHPLISFSRDEITAFLEKENIPWCEDVSNQQNEFTRNKLRNFIFPWISDNINPQAVEKISAIAPFLQEADDILSNSAMIRMRHVMEENNDDEYRLKVSELLKIRPLLRFYIYRHLYGEINGTEQDFYQSNFEIIEKSLKREGNREIQLPHGVILLKEYDNLRVMKHGYQETEEVEAAREIPSLRTRFAYAGWRISMKKLKKLPESRDLFVDKNIAYLDFDKLEWSLVVRHREPGDRFVPFGMKHNKKLKDFFIDLKVPAQERANALVFTDQKNIFWVGNQRIDQRYAVSKETSSILMIKIEKIRQRKSRPAERMKRR